The following are from one region of the Moritella sp. 24 genome:
- a CDS encoding 3'(2'),5'-bisphosphate nucleotidase CysQ, with the protein MTLTICQLEQLLQLATQAALSAGTFINHVDRRALRVQSKQAGSSLSAQVVTQVDLDSQAIILERLQPSIEQYDIAILTEENASEEDVATHARFNKNYFWCIDPLDGTLPFIEGGDGFAVSIALVDISGKPIIGVVYKPSTGDLYQAINADSLISRVLKNGEIWRPVQPLSELCKQDNTTFSVYIDRSFQQDLRYPTVLKKLTKQAEQQGLRLQVIKNCGAVMNAISVLENPPACYVKLPKPQLGGGSLWDFSATAAITQALSHQYLASFSEALCRVSDYQGAPLDLNRVDSNYMNHRGVLYSCGFKHQILAVNL; encoded by the coding sequence ATGACCCTCACGATTTGTCAACTGGAACAGTTACTACAACTCGCCACGCAAGCTGCGTTAAGTGCAGGAACGTTTATTAATCATGTTGATAGACGTGCATTACGAGTCCAGAGTAAACAAGCGGGTTCGAGTTTAAGTGCACAAGTGGTCACGCAAGTTGATTTAGATAGCCAAGCCATTATCTTGGAGAGACTACAGCCAAGTATCGAACAATATGATATTGCCATCTTAACGGAGGAAAACGCCAGCGAGGAAGATGTTGCTACTCACGCCCGCTTTAATAAGAACTATTTTTGGTGCATAGATCCACTCGATGGTACCCTGCCCTTTATTGAAGGTGGCGATGGCTTTGCCGTGTCTATAGCTTTGGTCGATATTTCAGGTAAACCTATCATTGGCGTGGTATATAAACCAAGCACAGGTGACCTTTATCAAGCGATTAATGCCGACTCCCTCATCTCAAGAGTATTAAAAAACGGTGAAATTTGGCGACCTGTTCAGCCACTGTCTGAGCTATGTAAGCAAGATAATACTACATTTAGCGTGTATATTGACCGCAGCTTTCAACAAGATCTACGCTACCCGACTGTGCTTAAAAAACTAACAAAACAAGCAGAACAGCAAGGATTAAGATTACAGGTAATTAAAAACTGCGGCGCTGTCATGAATGCGATTAGCGTACTCGAAAATCCACCAGCATGTTATGTGAAATTGCCCAAGCCACAGCTCGGTGGTGGTAGCTTGTGGGATTTCAGTGCAACAGCTGCGATCACCCAAGCACTGTCCCATCAGTATTTAGCTTCATTTTCAGAAGCATTATGCCGCGTCAGTGATTACCAAGGCGCGCCTTTAGATCTTAACCGCGTGGATTCTAATTATATGAACCACAGAGGCGTGTTATATAGCTGTGGATTCAAGCATCAAATTTTGGCTGTAAATTTATAG